The DNA region TCGCTTTAGCAAATACCACATAGTACCACTAGAACGTCCTTCTCCTCAGCAGCAACAAAATCTTCAAGAATGGTTAGGAGTTCCTTTAGAGACTATTGGTTAGGAGTTATGTGATATTACTAATCTATAGCTTAATTTTTAAGAGCAAAGTTATAAGTTTACTTTGTTTCTGACTGGGGATCATACCTAATAAAGATTACAAAGAAGTAGAGTCTAACTTAAAATACAGTTCAACCAATGTAGTTTTTGTTAGTTAAAGCTTTGAAAGCTACATGTTTTATCTCTACTTTGAATCAAATATTTGGATTGTGACTGATGATGTCAGCAATAAGCATAGTAGAAAATTTTAATGTAGCCCAAGATGTAGAAACAATAGTTCGGATACTAGACAAACAAGTCGTAAGCATCATTCAACTACTTGCACTTTTTGTAATTTCTATAGGAATTATTAAAGCTTTACTGATTTTTGTTCAACAAGCTTTATTTCAATCTCACTCTAATACAGCTTTTCAAAAAAGCCGCTTAGAAATGGGCTATTCTTTTTCGTTGGGTCTAAGCTTTTTGGTTGGTGCTAGTATCCTCAAGACAATTATTGCGCCTACTTGGGACGATATTGGTAAACTCGGTGCAATTATCTTGATTCGGACAGTTCTAAATTATCTCCTTCTACAAGCGATTGCTAAGCAATCAACACCCAACAATACCGTTACCGATACGAGTCAGCCCAGAATGATAGTAAGTGCTAAATAGCTACTCACTTTGTAGGTAATTGTGATCCTGTCAAGTAAGACTCCATTAGTTTAGAATTGATATCTGGGCAATTGTTTTGAAGCCACGTTCATGAAAAAAGTCGTAGTTGGTCTATCTGGTGGCGTTGATAGTTCCACAGCTGCTGCCATTTTACAACAACAAGGTTATGAAGTTGTAGGTCTTACCCTTTGGTTGATGAAGGGTAAAGGTCAGTGCTGTTCTGAAGGTATGATTGATGCGGCTTATATTTGCGAACAGTTAGGGATTGAGCATCACGTTGTTGATATTCGCGAGGTCTTTCAAACTAATATCATCGATTATTTAGTTGCAGGTTACAGTGCAGGCATTACACCATTACCGTGTTCGCAATGCAACAAAACGGTTAAGTTTGGTCCAATGCTAGATTATGCCCGTGAACATTTAGGTATAGATAAAATTGCTACAGGTCACTACGCCAAAATCACCTATGATGCTGCGACAAATCGCTATCAATTGCGTCGTGCGGTAGATCGTAACAAAGATCAAACATACTTTTTATACGATTTATCACAAGATTTACTTGCAGGAACAGTGTTTCCTTTAGGTGAAACAACCAAGACAGAAACACGGCAAATTGCTGCTCAATTTGACCTAAAAACTGCTAACAAGCCAGAAAGTCAAGATTTATGTTTAGTTGAAGCTAACGGTTCGATGCGACAATTTCTTGACAAATACATTACACCCAAACAAGGTGAAATTGTTGATGCCACGGGAAAAGTGTTAGGACAGCACGAAGGAGTGCATCATTATACAATCGGACAGCGTAGAGGCTTAGGAATTGCTGCGGCTGAACCGTTGTATGTGATTGGCTTAGATGCAGTGATGAATCGCGTGATAGTTGGCGATCGCACCAGCGCTACGCAATCTGAATGCACTGTACAACGCGTTAATTGGGTTTCCATCGCCGAACCAACTGCACCAATTCGCGCGGAAGTTCAAGTACGCTATCGTTCGCAGCCTGTTTCTGTTACAGTCATCCCCCTAGAAAACTCGCGTGTCAAACTCGTCTTTGACGAACCGCAATTTAGTATCACACCTGGACAAGCCGCAGTTTGGTACGATGGCGATATAGTACTAGGTGGCGGCGTAATTGAAAGACAGTAGAAGTTCACAGAGTACTTTCTTCAACAACCTTATCAGTCTGTAGCGGAAGATATAGTCGTTCCTCACTAGCATCATATTCAAATAATTCTGCATAGCGTCCCCAGTCTACTGCTGTTGCAAATTGACGTTCTGCCTCTGCGTGTGGGAAATATTCATCCCATAAATCCAGGAAAAAATCTGCCCGCATAAAGCCACTTCTTTTCTCCCGCAGAGTTTGTACAATACTGCCGATGACAGGAACGTGTTTTAGTACCTGTTGTCGAAACAGATCTTTGCTCCGCAAAATTGTTGTTGTGGCAAAATCCTGTCCAATTTCTGTCAATTTGACATCTCCCTGTGCAACTTTAGCAAAATTTAGTAACACAGCAGCATCCAAAATAGGCAGTAAGTCGTCTACAGCAAGTTGAAGACGTTCTGCAAGATGAGGCAGATCGTCAGTGCCTTCGGGTTGATCGACAATCAGTTCTAGTAAACCACTAATACCACCAACGCGAGCATGAGGTAACGGTTTAGCATAGGGAGACTGCGATGCTACAGGTACTTGGGGAGATTCAAAAGCAACTCCAGTCACTTTGATCTCAGGATTTGTCATAATTGTATAAATATAGTCCACCAAAGATTTGAAGCGAGAACTCGCGCGATCGTGAGGACGCGGTAAATCAATCAAAACTTCGCCCCGCACTCTTCCAGGATTTGCTCCTAATATCACGACGCGATCGGCAAGAAATACCGCTTCCTCAATATTGTGGGTGACAATCAAAATACTTTTAGAGGGAAAGGTTTTAGCATTCCATAAATCGTCAATTTCACCCCGTAGGTTTTCCGCAGTCAGCACATCTAACGCACTAAAAGGTTCATCCATAAATAAAACTTGCGGTTCCAGGACAAACGCTCGTGCAAAACCAACACGCTGTTTCATTCCACCAGATAATTCTTTAGGATAGGCACTCTCAAAACCATCTAAACCAACAAGATCAATTGCTTTCAACGCTCTTTGTCGGCGTTGTTCGCGGCTAATACCCTGCGCTTCCAGTCCCAATTCAACATTTTCTTGTACAGTTAGCCAAGGCAGAAGTGCAAAGCTTTGAAACACCATTGCTACATCACGATTCGCACCTCGGAGTAACTTGCCATTGCTTAAGACCCGTCCCTGACTAGGAGGAATTAAGCCTGCCATGATACGTAATAATGTACTTTTTCCACTGCCACTGCGTCCCAACAGCGCGACAACTTCACCCGATCGCACGACTAAACTAACGTCGCTTAACACCGTGAATTCACCTTTGCCTTCCGGTAGGGGAAAACTTTTGTAAACACGTTCAACGGTAATCAGATGTTCGTGACTTGAGGTCATGCTTGTTTTTCCCTTTATAAATGGTATTTGACTTCTGCCAACTGATACAACCGCCGCCACAACAAACGGTTTAGCCCGACCACAAATAAACTCATCATCCCGATGCCCAACACAATCCGCGACCAGTCTCCAACTGCGGTGGCTTGAGCAATGTAGGTTCCTAAGCCAGTTGCTGTAAGTGTTGTCTGCCCCCAAGAGACAATTTCTGCAACAATACTAGCGTTCCAGGCTCCACCGCTAGCCGTGACACCACCTGTCACCCACGCGGAAAAAATTCCTGGAATAATTAGTCTTTGCCAACGTTTCCAACCTTTTAATCCAATATCGCTTGCCATTTCTCGCAGGTCAGTTGGAATGCTTTGAGCGCCCGCGATCGAGTTGAATAAAATATACCACTGAGCGCCCAATGACATTAGTAAAATGCTCCCCCAATCAATACTAATGTGAGAACGGATGAAAAATAGTGTTGCAAAAGGGAAAATAAAGTTTGCAGGAAAAGAAGCGAGAAACTGCACCACGGGCTGTAACAGACGGGCCAACTTAGGGTTAAAGCCAATAGCAACTCCAATGGGAGTCCAGATTAGCGTAGCAAATATCAGTAGCACCGTAACGCGCAGCAAGGTCAGGACACCGAGCCAGAAGGTTTTGAGGACTTCAGCAAAACCAACAGTGGTTAAAATAAAATGCAACGCCCAAGCGACCAAAGCTCCGATGATCGCTAATAAGATAAAGTTGTAAAGGCGATCGCTCATCTTTTGCTGTCGATCAGTAACAATCGCAGTCGGCTTGGGTCGTGTTAATCCTGATAAGACCTGATTCACTGTTTCTCGCACTGGAATCAGGGCATTGCCAATCAGTCGCGGAATTCGAGCCGCTTTTAACAAGTCATATACCCACGATTCTGGTGCTTGTGCCGAAGCGCTTTGCTCTAAGCGAAACTTATCTGACCAGGCAATAAGTGGTCGCCAAAATAACTGATCTACTAAAATAATCACAACAGCAATTGTCAGCAATGCCCACCCTAAAGCTGGAAGATTTTCTGCGGCGATCGCTGTTGCTACATACGACCCAATCCCTGGTAAGGTATATTCTTGGTTCAAAACACTAATCGCTTCACTTGCTGCGACAAAGAACCAGCCTCCACCAAAGCTCATCATTGCGTTCCACAGCAGCCCAATCATTGATGCAGGAACTTCCAGTTTGGTAAATCGTTGCCAGTGTGAAAGTTGGTAGAGGGTAACAGCTTCATCGAGTTCTTTTGGTACAGTTCGCAAAGACTGGTAAAACGAAAAAGTCATATTCCAGACTTGGCTAGTAAAGATTGCAAAAATAGATGCCGCTTCCAATCCCAACAAACTACCAGGAAACAACGCAATAAAGCCTGTGACTGTAATCGAAAGAAATCCTAAAACTGGAACTGATTGCAAGATGTCCAGCAGCGGAATCATCACCTGTTCAGCCCGACGGCTGTTAGCAGCGATATAACCGTAAACAAGTGTGAAAACAGTTGAACACAACAGTGCAATAAACATCCGCAAGGTCGATCGTGCTGCATAGTACGGCAAGTTACGCGGATTGAGGTCGATTCCAGGCACAATATCTGGAGGCTGAAAACTCACCAAAGTTCCAGCCCCTACACGAGCAATAAGTGCGAGTAAAACTAAGGTGCCAAGAATAACTGCAATATCAGCCAACCCAAATGGCAAGCGTCGAAGCGCTTCAGGGGAAGGAAAAGTTTTCATTATTTAATTGGGATAATCGAGGTGATAGTCATATCAGGTGCTGAACCTTAGTCTCTTACTTCCCGCTTTGCGAAGTAACTCATAAAGTATTATGAGTGATGCAAGTATCAGAAATTTCAATTCAAAACTCAAAACTGGTGAACCCATATTTTACAAAATTTGAGTTATGCCATCACCTGCATCTGAACCCACACCTCCTGCTATCTTGTGTCGCCAGGAACGTCGCTTGGCGGGTAAGAAACTGCGACAACAGGTAGCGCGATCGCTCCATAGCTGGTGGCAACCAACGCGCGATCGCCCTGATCCCATTGAATTAATCAAACAGTCCAATCAACGCCGCATTCTTGAACTTGTCCCAATTCGGCATTGGCGGATGATGCAGTCTCCTTTTGCCTTTTTGCGTGGTAGTGCGATCGTCATGGCAGCAGATTTGGCAACAACTCCGACTACAGGCATTATGGTGCAAGCCTGTGGTGATTGTCATCTGCTTAACTTTGGTGGATTTGCCACTCCAGAACGAAATCTCATTTTTGACCTAAATGACTTTGATGAAACGTTGGTTGCTCCCTGGGAATGGGATATAAAACGCCTTGTCACAAGTATTGCGATCGCCGGACGAGATCTCTGCTTATCGGAGCGTGACAGTTTAGACGCAGCACAAACCGCTGCCCAAGCGTACCGATTGGCGATCGCCCGCTACAGTGAAATGCGAACGTTGGAAATCTGGTATGCACGACTCGATGCTAGCTTGCTGATCGAACATGCCCCTGATGAAGATACCCGCCAGCAGTGGGCACAAATGGCAACCAAAGCTTTCAACCAAACGCTAGATCGAGCAGTGTCGCAGTTGACGGAACTTGTAAATGGGCAGCGCCGCTTAATTGACAATCCACCATTACTTTATCATCCACCCAACCAGAAAGAGTATTTTGAGGAAATCCAGGCGTTGTTTGAGGAATATCGAGATACCCTCCAGGTCGATCGCCAGTTTTTACTTGATCGCTATCGTCTTGTAGATGTCGCGCTCAAAGTCGTTGGCGTGGGTAGCGTAGGAACTCATTGCGGTGTCGCACTACTACTCGATGACAATGACGATCCCCTATTGTTGCAATACAAAGAAGCTAGACCCTCAGTACTAGAACCTTACGCAGGCAAGAGTCCCTACCCCCACGAAGGACAACGAATTGTGAGTGGACAGCGGTTGATGCAGGCAGCTAGTGATATCTTTTTGGGATGGACTAGTAATCTACAGGGACAAGATTTCTATTTTCGTCAACTGAAGGATATGAAGACTTCTATCAAGTTGAAAGGTATGTCTGCTCGTAGGTTAGAAGATTACGCCGAGATTTGTGGGGCGGCTTTAGCCCGTGCCCATGC from Chroogloeocystis siderophila 5.2 s.c.1 includes:
- a CDS encoding nitrate/sulfonate/bicarbonate ABC transporter ATP-binding protein, whose translation is MTSSHEHLITVERVYKSFPLPEGKGEFTVLSDVSLVVRSGEVVALLGRSGSGKSTLLRIMAGLIPPSQGRVLSNGKLLRGANRDVAMVFQSFALLPWLTVQENVELGLEAQGISREQRRQRALKAIDLVGLDGFESAYPKELSGGMKQRVGFARAFVLEPQVLFMDEPFSALDVLTAENLRGEIDDLWNAKTFPSKSILIVTHNIEEAVFLADRVVILGANPGRVRGEVLIDLPRPHDRASSRFKSLVDYIYTIMTNPEIKVTGVAFESPQVPVASQSPYAKPLPHARVGGISGLLELIVDQPEGTDDLPHLAERLQLAVDDLLPILDAAVLLNFAKVAQGDVKLTEIGQDFATTTILRSKDLFRQQVLKHVPVIGSIVQTLREKRSGFMRADFFLDLWDEYFPHAEAERQFATAVDWGRYAELFEYDASEERLYLPLQTDKVVEESTL
- the mnmA gene encoding tRNA 2-thiouridine(34) synthase MnmA gives rise to the protein MKKVVVGLSGGVDSSTAAAILQQQGYEVVGLTLWLMKGKGQCCSEGMIDAAYICEQLGIEHHVVDIREVFQTNIIDYLVAGYSAGITPLPCSQCNKTVKFGPMLDYAREHLGIDKIATGHYAKITYDAATNRYQLRRAVDRNKDQTYFLYDLSQDLLAGTVFPLGETTKTETRQIAAQFDLKTANKPESQDLCLVEANGSMRQFLDKYITPKQGEIVDATGKVLGQHEGVHHYTIGQRRGLGIAAAEPLYVIGLDAVMNRVIVGDRTSATQSECTVQRVNWVSIAEPTAPIRAEVQVRYRSQPVSVTVIPLENSRVKLVFDEPQFSITPGQAAVWYDGDIVLGGGVIERQ
- a CDS encoding DUF2252 domain-containing protein, which gives rise to MPSPASEPTPPAILCRQERRLAGKKLRQQVARSLHSWWQPTRDRPDPIELIKQSNQRRILELVPIRHWRMMQSPFAFLRGSAIVMAADLATTPTTGIMVQACGDCHLLNFGGFATPERNLIFDLNDFDETLVAPWEWDIKRLVTSIAIAGRDLCLSERDSLDAAQTAAQAYRLAIARYSEMRTLEIWYARLDASLLIEHAPDEDTRQQWAQMATKAFNQTLDRAVSQLTELVNGQRRLIDNPPLLYHPPNQKEYFEEIQALFEEYRDTLQVDRQFLLDRYRLVDVALKVVGVGSVGTHCGVALLLDDNDDPLLLQYKEARPSVLEPYAGKSPYPHEGQRIVSGQRLMQAASDIFLGWTSNLQGQDFYFRQLKDMKTSIKLKGMSARRLEDYAEICGAALARAHARTGDSVLISGYLGNSDAFDRAVTDFAVTYAYQVEQDHRAFVEALQAGRIEAKAG
- a CDS encoding ABC transporter permease, with the translated sequence MKTFPSPEALRRLPFGLADIAVILGTLVLLALIARVGAGTLVSFQPPDIVPGIDLNPRNLPYYAARSTLRMFIALLCSTVFTLVYGYIAANSRRAEQVMIPLLDILQSVPVLGFLSITVTGFIALFPGSLLGLEAASIFAIFTSQVWNMTFSFYQSLRTVPKELDEAVTLYQLSHWQRFTKLEVPASMIGLLWNAMMSFGGGWFFVAASEAISVLNQEYTLPGIGSYVATAIAAENLPALGWALLTIAVVIILVDQLFWRPLIAWSDKFRLEQSASAQAPESWVYDLLKAARIPRLIGNALIPVRETVNQVLSGLTRPKPTAIVTDRQQKMSDRLYNFILLAIIGALVAWALHFILTTVGFAEVLKTFWLGVLTLLRVTVLLIFATLIWTPIGVAIGFNPKLARLLQPVVQFLASFPANFIFPFATLFFIRSHISIDWGSILLMSLGAQWYILFNSIAGAQSIPTDLREMASDIGLKGWKRWQRLIIPGIFSAWVTGGVTASGGAWNASIVAEIVSWGQTTLTATGLGTYIAQATAVGDWSRIVLGIGMMSLFVVGLNRLLWRRLYQLAEVKYHL
- a CDS encoding DUF1622 domain-containing protein, yielding MMSAISIVENFNVAQDVETIVRILDKQVVSIIQLLALFVISIGIIKALLIFVQQALFQSHSNTAFQKSRLEMGYSFSLGLSFLVGASILKTIIAPTWDDIGKLGAIILIRTVLNYLLLQAIAKQSTPNNTVTDTSQPRMIVSAK